The Mycteria americana isolate JAX WOST 10 ecotype Jacksonville Zoo and Gardens chromosome 18, USCA_MyAme_1.0, whole genome shotgun sequence genome window below encodes:
- the LOC142418462 gene encoding group IID secretory phospholipase A2-like — MKNLLFAVLLACGLLPTRGSVLELEQMITSATGKSALLSYSWYGCFCGIGGRGTPVDSTDQCCYAHDCCYRKLREGKCRPLITPYHFDVTNGDIVCSNEQSWCMKETCLCDKAVASCFASTLHSYNKSYRFYFKLRCRGSKLQC, encoded by the exons GGCTGCTGCCAACTCGTGGCAGCGTTTTGGAGCTGGAGCAGATGATCACGTCGGCCACGGGGAAAAGCGCCCTGCTCTCCTACAGCTGGTACGGGTGTTTCTGCGGCATCGGGGGCAGAGGGACCCCGGTGGACTCCACCGACCA GTGCTGCTATGCCCACGACTGCTGCTACAGGAAGCTGCGAGAGGGCAAGTGCAGACCCCTGATAACCCCCTACCACTTTGATGTCACCAACGGAGACATCGTCTGCA GTAACGAGCAGAGCTGGTGCATGAAAGAGACCTGCCTATGTGACAAGGCGGTGGCTTCGTGCTTCGCGAGCACTTTGCATTCCTACAATAAATCCTACCGCTTCTATTTCAAGCTGAGATGCCGAGGAAGTAAGCTCCAGTGCTGA